Part of the Natrialbaceae archaeon AArc-T1-2 genome, CGGTGTGTCAGCGGAATCCCGGCGACGCCGGGGGCAGCGAGCACGCTCGAGACGCCGGGGACGATCTGGAACGGGACCTCGTGGTCGGTGAGGTGCTGGGCCTCCTCGCCGCCGCGGCCGAAGACGAACGGGTCGCCGCCTTTCAGCCGGACGACGGCGTCGCCGTCGCGGGCGTGAGAGACGAGCAGGTCGTTGATCTCCTCCTGTGGCGTCTTGTACTCGACGCGTTTGCCGACGTCGACGATCTCGGCCGAGGCCGGCAGCGTCTCGAGCATCGCCTTCCGGACCAGCGCGTCGTGGAGGATGACGTCGGCCGTCTCGACCAGCAGGCGGGCCCGGACCGTGAGCAGGTCCGGATCGCCGGGACCGGCACCGATCAGGTACACCGTTCCCGGCGACGCGTGACATCGGTTCGGGAGCGACGACCCCGAGTCGTCGACACCCGTTCCGTCGCCGGTACGAACAACGGCGTCAGCGGTCGCCCGTACGATGGCGCTTTCGCGCTCGTTCGTCGTCTCGGCGCGTTCGTCGTCGTCCGACGATGGCGGCTGCGGTTCGTCCGCCCGTCCCGACCCGCGAGCGGTGTCGTCTTCCATCGGAATATAATCGTCACTTGCAATAACTTCAATCTATTTGTATTGCGTCGATGATCGTCACAGACGACTGGCAGGAGCCACCGCCTCCGGTCCGCTTATGTATTCGAATATCGAAATACGGACGATGGACGAACGAAGGCCCAACAGCGAGTGTGAGCTGGTACTCTCCGAGGACGACGCCACGCCGTTCTCGGACCGCGACGTCGACGAAGAGGTCGAAGTGTTCGCTACGCTAGGGAGTGAAACTCGGTATCGGATCCTCCTGCTTCTCGACGCCGCCGACGGACCCGTCTGCGTCTGCGAACTCGAGCCACACCTCGAGGTCGGCCAGAGTAGCATCAGTCAGTCGCTCTCGAAGCTCCGGAAGGCCGACCTGGTGTCGCGGACGAAAGAGGGGCGGTGGCGGTACTACGAACCGACGCCGAAAGCGGAGCGGCTGCTCGAGACCGTCCCGGGGGCGATGACCGATACGCCTGCCGCGACGCTGTAAGCTGTAACCCAGAACTCGACGCGTGCCATCCCGGCCCGGACGGGCTAGTCAGTGTGGCAATTCACGTGAATCGCCTCGAGGTCAAGCCCCGAGCTATTCTCATAGACCGTTTGATAAATACATCTGATGTTTTCGTTTGTCCATCTGGGAGAGCTCTGAACAACTGTTCGTTACACTTCCGCCCAATATGGCCCACACATTGGGTATAAATACCCGCTAAGGAAGTAATCTAGAAATCTCTGGTTGCTTTTTCTCACCTGCGGGTCGGCGTGCCATAAGGACAAATCTTAATATTATGATCTAGCAATACAGCCAACGATGCTCGTCACTAGCATACGGCGATCCGACGGGTGGTGGTCGGCGCTATGAGCCTGAACGTCACCGAGAAGG contains:
- a CDS encoding ArsR/SmtB family transcription factor, which produces MDERRPNSECELVLSEDDATPFSDRDVDEEVEVFATLGSETRYRILLLLDAADGPVCVCELEPHLEVGQSSISQSLSKLRKADLVSRTKEGRWRYYEPTPKAERLLETVPGAMTDTPAATL
- the cobA gene encoding uroporphyrinogen-III C-methyltransferase, encoding MEDDTARGSGRADEPQPPSSDDDERAETTNERESAIVRATADAVVRTGDGTGVDDSGSSLPNRCHASPGTVYLIGAGPGDPDLLTVRARLLVETADVILHDALVRKAMLETLPASAEIVDVGKRVEYKTPQEEINDLLVSHARDGDAVVRLKGGDPFVFGRGGEEAQHLTDHEVPFQIVPGVSSVLAAPGVAGIPLTHRDVSSRFTVITGHETPDKDESALDWDAISAAVESGGTLVVLMGVRTLERNVTALRDHGVDPDKPVALVQKATWDDQHVVRGTLETIVDRAEAESVSPPATAVIGDVTAIRDEIEPALEPFDPA